A window of Gloeocapsopsis sp. IPPAS B-1203 genomic DNA:
AGAGGATGTTTGAGAAGTAGCAAATTATACTCATTGGGTAGAATGGAGGGATGAAGCGAAAACCTGACAATACTGACGTTAGCGATGTTGAGTGGGCAATTATTGAACCGTTGATTCCAGGAGTTCAGCCTAGTGGACGCCCGCGTTTGAGAAATCCGCGTGAGATTGTTAATGCAATCTTTTATATTCAACGTGCTGGCTGTGCATGGCGCTTGCTCCCTCATGAGTTCCCACCGTGGCAAACAGTCTATTATTACTTTCGTGCATGGCAGATTGCTGGTGTGTGGCAAGCTATGCTCAAAGCTGTTCGCGAACGAGTGCGTCAAATGTTAGGACGACAGGCCACACCAAGTGCTGGAATTATTGATGCTCAGTCGGTGAAAACGACCGAGGCAGGTGGTTGTGAACGCGGGTATGATGGTGGCAAAAAGGTGAAAGGGCGTAAGCGTCACTTGTTGGTTGATACTCAGGGCTTTTTGCTTAAAGCTAAGGTACTAGCAGCGAATAAAGCTGACCAGGAAGGCGCAAAACAACTACTTGAAGGAATCAAACAACAATTTCCATGCTTACAGCATCTGTGGGTTGATGGCGGGTATC
This region includes:
- a CDS encoding IS5 family transposase, whose amino-acid sequence is MKRKPDNTDVSDVEWAIIEPLIPGVQPSGRPRLRNPREIVNAIFYIQRAGCAWRLLPHEFPPWQTVYYYFRAWQIAGVWQAMLKAVRERVRQMLGRQATPSAGIIDAQSVKTTEAGGCERGYDGGKKVKGRKRHLLVDTQGFLLKAKVLAANKADQEGAKQLLEGIKQQFPCLQHLWVDGGYRTTFVSWVKEHFGWSVQRVQHPNAGFRRRITAPGVEPAPIDRSFQVIPRRWVVERTYGWLGRYRRLSKDYECLPETSEAFIYSTSLRILLHRLA